The Triticum aestivum cultivar Chinese Spring chromosome 4B, IWGSC CS RefSeq v2.1, whole genome shotgun sequence sequence tgtttggcAGAGGACGTGTACTATGCGTTTGTCTGCCAACTAGTTGCGCGACCCAGCCACGAGCGGTCTTCGCTGCGGGCCAGCCGGAGTGGCATGTCAACATTGACCGCCTCAACGCGGCGGCCACCGGCCGTCCGTCCGGTTCCGTGGGAAAATGGCGCGCACCGCACGCTCCAGGACACGCGCATCTCTCTTGCCACGAGAGCGATCCGTGCCTTGTCCAGGAGCACCCAACCGGAAGCACCCCACGTTGCCGCGTCAATGTCAGTCGCCGCGATCGCTGGCCAGTGGCCACCCACCCCTGTCTCGATCATGAGAATAGTATCGCCATTGGGCTGGCTCCGCCGAGCTGCTGTGCTGGAAGCGGAAGCTTCTCCGCCTGCCTGACTGACAACGACAGCCACTCGGGGGATGGGGATCGAGTTCGGGCGGGGGGAGTGGGGTGCAGCCAGCGCGCGCGCTGTGTCGTGTTCCCCCGGCGGTGCGCGTGGCCGCTGGATCCGTGGACCGGAGCGGGGATTTGGTGGTGACCACGCGCACAGGATGCTGCCGGCCGGACCCGCGCGCGCGCGGCGAGGTGGGTGGGGTGGGGCGGCCGCGTGTgcacggcgaggcgaggcgaggaagCAGGGAGTGTTGGGGCAGTGCAGTAAACTGGGAATAACTTGATTGAATCATTTTTTCTTCTTCGAAAAGGAGGTAAAAACCACctgcctctgcatcaatcgatgcacaCGGCCGTGTGAATTCTGAACGTTGCGCAGCTTCGAACTATTACCAGTTCAACGacttatatttcggaacggagggagtagcaactaACAAGATCTTCTTGACAAAGCCTGTGTTCGTTTCTCTCCAGCACTGACTAACGCTTGCCTGTTCATCCCAGGGCATGTTCTTCCTGACGCTGACGGCGGGCGCGGACAGCCTGCACCCGGCGGACTGCGGCGTGGGGGAGGTCTGCGAGAAGGCCACCTCCTACCAGCTCGCCGTCCTCTTCATCGCCTTCGCCTTCCTGGTGATCGGCTCCGCGGGGATCCGGCCCTGCAGCATGCCGTTCGGCGCCGACCAGTTCGACCCGCACACCGAGTCGGGCAAGCGCGGGATCAACAGCTTCTTCAACTGGTACTACTTCACCTTCACCTCCGCCATGCTCGTCTCCGCCACCGTCATCATCTACGTGCAGAGCAACGTCAACTGGGCCATCGGCCTCGGCATCCCCACCGCGCTCATGTTCCTCGCCTGCGTGCTCTTCTTCATGGGCACGCGCCTCTACGTGCGCGTCATCCCCGAGGGCTCCCCCTTCACCACCATCGTGCAGGTCTTCGCCGCCGCCTTCGCCAAGCGCTCGCTCAAGCAGGCCAAGGACCCCAAGCAGGACCTGTTCGACCCGCCGCACACCTCGGCCATCGTCACCAAGCTTGCGCACACGGACCAGTTCCGGTGCCTCGACAAGGCGGCCATGGTGGCGTCCCAGGACGAGGTGCGCCCCGGCGGCGCCACCGCGGCCGACCCCTGGCGGCTCTGCACCGTGCAGCAGGTGGAGGAGGTGAAATGCCTCATCCGCATCGTGCCCGTCTGGTCCACCGGGATCATCTACTACGTGGCCGTGGTGCAGCAGTCCACCTACGTCGTCTTCTCCGCGCTGCAGTCCGACCGCCGCCTCGGCAGCAGCTTCCACGTCCCCGCCGCGTCATTCACCGTCTTCGCCATGCTCGCGCAGACGCTCTGGATCCCCATCTACGACCGGCTCCTCGTGCCGCGCCTCCGCAAGGTCACCGGCAAGGACGAGGGCTTCACGCTGCTCCAGCGCCAGGGCATCGGGATCGCGCTCTCCACCGTCGCCATGATCATCTCCGCCGTCGTCGAGGACCGGCGCAGGGACATCGCGCTCAACCAGCCCAACATCGGCACGACGCAGACGGGGGGCGGCATCTCCGCCATGTCCAGCTTCTGGATGGTGCCGCAGCTCATGATCCTCGGCCTCTCCGAGGCATTCAACCTCATCAGCCAGATCGAGTTCTACTACAAGGAGATCCCGGAGCACATGAGGAGCGTCGCCGGCGCGCTCGCCTTCTGCAACCTCGCCCTGGGGAACTACCTCAGCGGCTTCCTGACGACGATCGTGCACCGGACCACGGGGGCCGGCCAGAACTGGCTGGCGCAGGACCTCAACAAGGGCAGGCTCGACCTCTTCTACTGGATGATCGCCGGCATTGGCGTCTTCAACTTTGTCTACTTCATGATCTGCGCCAGGTGGTACAGGTTCAAGGGGACCAGAGATGCTTGATGCAATGGGGAAGAAGGGGGTAGAATAAGGTCAGGTGATTAATTCACGTGTCTTATACATACCACAGTAGCTATTTCCCTTCTGTGTTCTTATAATTTTTTGGTTCTGCTGTTATGAAATCAATCAATCTATAGATGAAGTGGGCGGGGAAAGAGAGGAAGAAATGTACTGTAGACAACAATGGGGTGGTTAATTTCTTGTAAGTTGTTGAAAATGAAAGAAACAACAATGGGGTGGTTAATTTCTTTCTTGTAAGTTGTTAAAATGGAAGATAAACTATTTCACTGTACTTGTGGTTGGTTTCAGGCATAATGTGCCTTCAACTGTACTGTGATGACCCAATGGAGGCTCACATTTCCACTGTGTTTTGTATCTGTGCATGAGCTGCTAACCTTCTGCCGAGTGAGTTCTATCAGATGAGTTCCCGGCCTGGATCTTAGTAAGAACCAGTGCGCGCATACTGACAGGCACGCCGCCACCTTGACAAACTAACCATGGACAACTTTCCTATCACGAGATATGTACATTGTTACCCACACCGACACCGACGGCGAACTGCCCCCAACCGCCACCGGGGCATTTGAGTGCCCCACTATGCTTCTCCAgggagaagaaagagaggaaaggaaAGAACGCACAAACATTGAGCTATATTCTTCTCCCATCTCAGCGGGGGTGAAGACAACACCCTGACCCTACACTGTTCAAAGTCGCGCGTGGCTCTCTAAAAGAAAATCAAGAGATGACAGGCGGCAAAAACTGATAAGCTACAAGGAAGAAAGAACATATCTAATCAGTTGGCACCAATCATTGTTGATGACAATCTATAATCTACACAGTTGCTACAAGGATGCAGGTCAAGTGACAATCATAAGGTTGTTTTCGTTCCCATTGTTGTTCACAGTAGGGCGCAGCGGGTCGTTCTTCCAAACACCATCAACAATAAATTTAATCTGAAGCACAAACCAACACCCACTATCAGATGAAGTGAAAGAAGTGACAGTGAAGTAAGAATAGCGCGCCATTACCTCATATCTACCAGGATACAACCTCAGGTTATACGAAAAAATGCCTCCTTCTGATTGTTCCATCCTTCTCTACAAAAAAGGAAAAAGTCCAGTGTTTGATTATACTCAAGAATAAGACGATAGCGACAACGATATATAGATAGATGACAAAACTAAACAGCACCCCCATACATATGGAAGTGAAACTAAGATCTATAATGGCAGAATGTTGTCCTTCAGGCTTCTACATCTAGTACCTATCCTATATGTGCTCGAACTGAAGAACATCTTTTTGGATATGTCAGTCATGTGACCAGTATCCTCCTAGGAACTGACTAAATCTCAGCTAAAGGTACCAGAtaaagacatactccctccgtaactTAATATAACACGTTTTTCACATTGTCATAGACTCTAAAAATGTCTTATAAAAAGTTGCAGAGGTAGTATATTTGTTGATAGGTCTTGCCTAGTGAGCTCTTGTAAAATTGTGCTGCTTCAGTTTCCACTTAATATAGAATGATAAATACATGCTCCCTCCGTCCCTTTTTATAAGATGTTTTTTTAAGTCCACCTTTTCTATCTTTGACGAAGTTTATATAGAAAAAATTATCAACATCTACAATGCCAAATGAGTATCATCAGACCCTTCATGAAAAATATTTCCATATTTTATGTATTTAGTATTGCATACATTGactttttataaacttggtcaaaggtaaaaaagtttgactttccaacaaacCAATACAAGTCATAAAaaggaacggaaggagtattaaCAAATTTATGAAGATTCCATgtgcttttccttttttcttttggcATATAAAACAATGTTTCTAACCTTTCAAATCCAAATAGCACGTAGTATTTCTAACACAAAAGTTATGGACACGTGTCATCACAATTGTGCCTATGCCAAAAACAGCACCAACAACCAAAATCAGATTAAAAACTTGCTTTACTCCTAGAAACATATACGTAATAAACATCTTTCAAAGCACTTGGTGCCTTGATCCCTACCATTCTCGTAACTACCATGTTGCTAGTTCCTGAAGTTACTTTACTTGTGTGTGAACCACATCAaactaagtactccctctgtaatatggatcggagggagtatgttCCCTAAGATGAGGTTTCCATGTAACTTGCTGCATCTAATTTATATGTGCTTGTTTTGCACTCATTAATAAATGAATTAACTGTGCACATGAGAAGATGTTGGCAGTAAATTGCATTTACACAACTTAGGAGAGCAGCAATAGAACCGGCTTCTCTCTTCAATAGTATTCAACTTAATACATAAATCAATGGAATTCACCTGACAACTAACACCAAAGGGTGATAGAAATTGAAATCATGAACTGCCACCCATTTTGTAGTTAGTTAGTGAAGTTTATATATTTATTAATTAAGCAGACAATCGGAACATGCACTTACTTGGCTTGTCCACCCATCAAAAGAACCGGTCAATAGAACTTCTGAAGCAGGATTGGGCCATACAACAGATACTGTGCGGAGCTCACTCAAAGCCTTCTCAACTTCATCAAGCCTCGTTTGCTTTTCTTCAATTATTTTGTTCTTGTCACTGATATCAACAGAATAAGTCATAAAAGagattgatacaaaataaaaagcGTAGATGATCAACATTCAATTGTGAGTGACCATACATTATTTCGAGCGCCACCTTGCCTTCTAATACTGCTATTTTAGCACGGATTGTCCGTAATTCTTCCTGGGCATGCATTACTTTTGTCTCTTCAAATTCCCAATCATCAGAGAACCCATTTACCACATCTGCTTCTTCGCCATTTGACTGGAAAATGGAAGGGCAAAGATGGATGCTCAGAACAAGTATATTACCTCTAGAAAAATCAAAATGAGATGCATCAAGATCTTCCATTATCATTTTAGTTTCATATCAGCGTCGGCTGAATCTCGAAGATCAGAAACTTCCTACCAGTAATACGATGGTTCTAAATAACAAGAGTGTGTAATAATTTGCAAACTAAATCATTGCGACCTACAAAGCATGGAAATGGCCAAAACTGCCGAATTGCCATCCTAATTCGGTGGGACACGGCGAAGCGGCCGGACATGCTGGGATACGCGTGTCCCCCAGTATCCCCTGATTTCctaattaaaaaaaaggaaaaaaaaacaaagacACAGCTGGGATGCGTATGGAATACGTTGGGGACACAGGAAGCTCAATAACAGCCTCGGCCCGATACAAACCCTATTTTGCAAGGTCGCACACACGGTCGCCACTAAAGGAACGCTGCTCCANNNNNNNNNNNNNNNNNNNNNNNNNNNNNNNNNNNNNNNNNNNNNNNNNNNNNNNNNNNNNNNNNNNNNNNNNNNNNNNNNNNNNNNNNNNNNNNNNNNNNNNNNNNNNNNNNNNNNNNNNNNNNNNNNNNNNNNNNNNNNNNNNNNNNNNNNNNNNNNNNNNNNNNNNNNNNNNNNNNNNNNNNNNNNNNNNNNNNNNNNNNNNNNNNNNNNNNNNNNNNNNNNNNNNNNNNNNNNNNNNNNNNNNNNNNNNNNNNNNNNNNNNNNNNNNNNNNNNNNNNNNNNNNNNNNNNNNNNNNNNNNNNNNNNNNNNNNNNNNNNNNNNNNNNNNNNNNNNNNNNNNNNNNNNNNNNNNNNNNNNNNNNNNNNNNNNNNNNNNNNNNNNNNNNNNNNNNNNNNNNNNNNNNNNNNNNNNNNNNNNNNNNNNNNNNNNNNNNNNNNNNNNNNNNNNNNNNNNNNNNNNNNNNNNNNNNNNNNNNNNNNNNNNNNNNNNNNNNNNNNNNNNNNNNNNNNNNNNNNNNNNNNNNNNNNNNNNNNNNNNNNNNNNNNNNNNNNNNNNNNNNNNNNNNNNNNNNNNNNNNNNNNNNNNNCAACCACTCGATGGCAACCACGCTCGAGCAGATAACCCCAGCAGCCTCAACCTCTTCATATCTTTGCTCGATTTCTTGCTGTTGAGTCTGCTGCTTGcttccccatgcgtccatgccgtTGCTGCTTGCTCTTGAGCTGCTGCTCACTTGCATGCTGGTGCCTGGTGCTGCTGTTTTGATTGTTGCTTGACGTTAGGGAGCATGGTGTCTGGGAGCACCACCGCCGGTGGCCAACGTCCGTGGGTGAGGGTGAAAGTTACACCTGCATCCTTTGTTGCATGTCTTCTCCAGTCTCTACTCTCTAACAGACT is a genomic window containing:
- the LOC123090711 gene encoding protein NRT1/ PTR FAMILY 2.11, whose translation is MRGGGREDEEAGQKLKSMDSGKGMDGGGGSSGDDDSPHPPRPAVKYHGWKAMPFIIGNETFEKLGTLGTSANLLVYLTQVFHMRSVDAATLLNGLNGTTSLAPIVGAFLSDAYLGRYLALAIASVASLIGMFFLTLTAGADSLHPADCGVGEVCEKATSYQLAVLFIAFAFLVIGSAGIRPCSMPFGADQFDPHTESGKRGINSFFNWYYFTFTSAMLVSATVIIYVQSNVNWAIGLGIPTALMFLACVLFFMGTRLYVRVIPEGSPFTTIVQVFAAAFAKRSLKQAKDPKQDLFDPPHTSAIVTKLAHTDQFRCLDKAAMVASQDEVRPGGATAADPWRLCTVQQVEEVKCLIRIVPVWSTGIIYYVAVVQQSTYVVFSALQSDRRLGSSFHVPAASFTVFAMLAQTLWIPIYDRLLVPRLRKVTGKDEGFTLLQRQGIGIALSTVAMIISAVVEDRRRDIALNQPNIGTTQTGGGISAMSSFWMVPQLMILGLSEAFNLISQIEFYYKEIPEHMRSVAGALAFCNLALGNYLSGFLTTIVHRTTGAGQNWLAQDLNKGRLDLFYWMIAGIGVFNFVYFMICARWYRFKGTRDA